In Calothrix sp. PCC 7507, one DNA window encodes the following:
- a CDS encoding M48 family metallopeptidase: protein MMLSQITQKILVKTFIAAGSVCLLLYPSLVHSAPPSPSVTQNSSKLDETAIEEEKPIYPIAEKLIRANGLDDHPWLAKVENEFDTNAFAQGVNQITIFNGLLDQVDGDPDALAGILAHEIAHHTLRHHYWRTAFVAKLIKQLETEVDTEVQGLISVETKKFNADKNLKSRRKSLCQNQASSQYRILNCQGEPDTDKLELIKQKITAEKQAKFESAAKQLIRQQEFEADAQGYFYMVKAGYNPEGLLRVFNLMSRLPYVDADDSTHPSFVDRINAIKALMKKYPPSTLVEEGAIRLRQNPQPLTFGVSRDGESLRINSRFGSQQTQSKADN, encoded by the coding sequence ATGATGTTATCTCAAATCACCCAAAAGATTCTTGTCAAAACTTTTATTGCAGCAGGCTCAGTTTGCTTGCTGTTATATCCAAGTCTTGTGCATAGCGCACCTCCATCACCAAGTGTCACTCAAAACTCATCTAAGTTAGATGAGACAGCAATTGAAGAAGAAAAGCCGATTTATCCTATTGCAGAAAAACTGATTCGTGCTAATGGACTTGATGACCATCCGTGGCTAGCGAAAGTAGAGAATGAATTTGATACTAACGCCTTTGCTCAAGGTGTTAATCAAATTACAATTTTCAACGGTTTGTTAGACCAAGTAGATGGTGATCCAGATGCACTTGCTGGAATTCTTGCTCATGAAATAGCTCATCATACACTACGCCATCATTATTGGCGAACTGCTTTTGTCGCTAAGTTAATCAAACAGCTAGAAACAGAAGTAGATACAGAAGTTCAAGGTTTAATCTCGGTAGAAACTAAAAAATTCAATGCTGATAAAAATCTTAAAAGCCGGAGAAAATCGTTGTGCCAAAATCAAGCTAGTTCTCAATATCGTATTCTCAATTGCCAAGGAGAGCCAGATACCGATAAACTTGAGCTAATCAAACAAAAAATCACTGCTGAAAAGCAAGCAAAATTTGAAAGTGCGGCTAAACAACTTATTCGCCAGCAAGAGTTTGAAGCTGATGCTCAAGGTTATTTCTACATGGTTAAGGCTGGCTACAATCCAGAAGGTTTATTGCGAGTGTTCAATCTGATGTCACGTTTACCTTATGTTGATGCAGATGATAGTACTCATCCATCTTTCGTTGACAGAATTAATGCTATCAAAGCGTTAATGAAAAAATATCCTCCATCAACTTTAGTAGAAGAGGGTGCAATTCGTTTACGTCAAAATCCCCAACCTCTGACATTTGGTGTTTCCAGAGATGGGGAATCTTTACGAATTAACTCTCGGTTTGGTTCGCAACAAACTCAAAGTAAGGCTGATAATTAA
- a CDS encoding tetratricopeptide repeat protein, producing MSNEKISELIRVANTQVFSKTGRKLNNVQECILEQVLEGQKLKDIRVTGYSDGTVQRVFCPKLWELLSDATGKKARINTVELVLNNLLKHSKFAEPEIVIPPDPSLIPPQIFPRRLRHNLPAPSCTSFIGREEEITRLLELLSPRHAAHLVSVDGIGGVGKTTLVVEAAYRCLQASYNNEAFLGVPTFDVVIFTSAKRYYLASFGLFPSLAPRRTLCDIFRQIARMLDELDITGASFEEQLDLIKDALSCQRTLLIVDNLETVENQQDVLAFLYELPPTVKAVITTREQILFVPVRLTSMPEADSLCLIQHEAKEKGVSLNLQDMQALYKVTGGIPVAISYAIGQLANGYSIKEVLTGVSQSTGDVARFCFESSVKLLQGQTAHQLLMALALFPMPALQDALVHVAVQDISLNIINQDLARLRGLSLVKQENHRYSMLPLTREYALAELNAHPDFESAARERWISWYLSFSQQYAGQDAKEWQGQFDGLEAEWQNLQAVIEWCMVAGRYTEMLQLWQNTEAYTHIMGRRESHLRYWDDRLTWSAWLIQAAEQRQDWLVAAKMMIDRAWTLTTMRKHKQLEEADELFARAWELRHHQEPLCQLNLARNIAVLRIQQQRFDEAQTWLMQSMELLEQTELPEQQRLRTLTQIRYYQGEILFKRGEYEEAKVLFLEALEYAQKINWQRAISCTQNWLADIAIKQGGLDEAQRLLSEGLRVAEINGDKTRLAFCQRSLSSLARAQGNLPEAHSWAIAALDNFERLGMLPEAEETQILLQTLDTAL from the coding sequence ATGAGCAATGAAAAAATCTCAGAACTGATCAGAGTAGCCAACACTCAAGTTTTCTCCAAAACAGGAAGAAAGTTGAATAATGTTCAAGAATGTATCCTTGAGCAAGTTCTGGAAGGTCAAAAGCTCAAAGATATTCGCGTCACTGGATATTCTGACGGTACTGTGCAGCGAGTCTTTTGCCCAAAACTTTGGGAGCTATTGTCAGATGCTACAGGTAAAAAAGCACGTATTAATACTGTTGAATTAGTATTAAATAATTTATTGAAGCACTCGAAGTTTGCCGAGCCAGAAATAGTTATCCCTCCAGATCCATCGTTAATTCCACCGCAGATATTTCCTAGACGGCTGCGTCACAATTTACCTGCGCCTAGTTGCACTAGCTTTATTGGTAGAGAAGAGGAAATTACTCGACTGTTGGAGTTGCTCTCACCCAGACATGCGGCCCATTTGGTAAGTGTGGATGGTATTGGGGGTGTGGGCAAAACAACGCTGGTAGTGGAAGCCGCCTACCGTTGTTTACAAGCCAGTTACAACAACGAAGCTTTTTTAGGTGTACCCACTTTTGATGTTGTAATTTTCACATCAGCTAAACGATACTACCTCGCGTCCTTTGGTTTGTTCCCAAGTTTGGCTCCACGGCGGACTCTGTGCGATATTTTTCGGCAGATTGCGCGGATGTTAGATGAATTAGACATAACTGGAGCAAGTTTTGAAGAGCAATTAGATTTAATTAAAGATGCCCTTTCTTGCCAACGTACCTTGCTAATTGTGGACAATCTGGAGACGGTTGAGAATCAGCAAGATGTTCTGGCATTTTTATATGAATTACCGCCGACAGTCAAAGCAGTAATTACCACCCGCGAACAAATTTTGTTTGTGCCGGTGCGTCTCACATCTATGCCGGAAGCTGATAGTCTTTGTTTAATTCAGCATGAAGCCAAAGAAAAAGGAGTCTCTTTAAATCTTCAAGATATGCAAGCACTTTACAAAGTGACAGGAGGTATCCCAGTAGCAATTAGTTATGCAATCGGACAGTTAGCCAATGGCTACTCAATTAAGGAAGTGTTGACAGGGGTGTCTCAATCTACGGGGGATGTTGCCCGTTTTTGCTTTGAGAGTTCTGTGAAACTTCTCCAAGGACAAACTGCACATCAGTTACTTATGGCACTGGCTTTGTTTCCCATGCCTGCTTTACAGGATGCGCTGGTGCATGTTGCAGTACAGGACATCAGCCTCAACATCATAAATCAGGATTTGGCTCGATTGCGAGGATTATCTTTAGTTAAACAAGAAAATCATCGCTATAGTATGCTGCCATTAACTCGTGAATATGCCCTGGCTGAGTTGAATGCTCACCCTGATTTTGAGAGCGCAGCACGAGAAAGATGGATTAGTTGGTACTTAAGTTTTTCACAGCAATATGCTGGACAGGATGCGAAAGAATGGCAAGGACAGTTTGATGGTTTAGAAGCAGAGTGGCAAAATCTGCAAGCTGTGATTGAGTGGTGTATGGTTGCAGGGCGATATACTGAGATGTTGCAATTGTGGCAAAATACAGAAGCATACACCCACATTATGGGTAGAAGAGAAAGCCACTTGCGTTATTGGGACGATCGCCTCACTTGGAGTGCATGGCTAATTCAAGCAGCAGAACAGCGCCAAGACTGGTTAGTTGCGGCTAAGATGATGATTGATCGGGCTTGGACTCTCACCACGATGAGGAAGCACAAGCAGTTAGAAGAAGCAGACGAGTTGTTTGCACGGGCTTGGGAACTGCGTCACCATCAAGAACCTTTATGTCAATTAAACTTGGCAAGAAATATTGCGGTTTTACGCATTCAACAGCAGAGGTTTGACGAAGCGCAGACATGGTTGATGCAGTCAATGGAGTTACTAGAACAGACAGAATTACCAGAACAGCAACGACTGCGGACGTTGACGCAAATTCGTTATTACCAAGGTGAAATTCTCTTCAAACGTGGAGAGTATGAGGAGGCGAAAGTTCTTTTTCTAGAAGCTTTGGAATATGCACAGAAAATAAATTGGCAACGTGCCATTTCCTGTACACAAAATTGGTTAGCGGATATTGCCATCAAACAAGGAGGATTAGATGAGGCTCAAAGACTGTTATCAGAAGGATTACGCGTAGCGGAAATCAATGGAGACAAAACGCGCCTGGCATTTTGTCAACGCTCATTATCTAGTTTAGCCAGGGCGCAAGGGAATTTACCTGAGGCTCATAGTTGGGCGATCGCTGCATTAGATAATTTTGAAAGACTGGGAATGCTTCCAGAAGCAGAAGAAACACAAATTCTACTGCAAACATTAGACACAGCACTATAA
- a CDS encoding protein kinase gives MVNINNPQEVYCTRPGCQNPQNYIQFPTSGSVQQRYCSCCQMPLILDRYFLPIRLLVPDEQRGGFGRTFLAKDINTPQELLVIKQLDYKHSENSPPTPQQLEQIERLFRREAEVLANFDHPQIPKAHRFFSIDVHEPLNNGQQKFFYLVQEYIKGQNLLQWLREHGQFSGNEIIEFLKQILPVLQYVHENGAIHRDIKPSNIMRRSQDRKFCLIDFGSVKQVVQTGLPVGQSTFISLTLDYASPEQSARRAIDRTTDLYSLAATCIHLLTARSRSLFRNQDIRNWTEYATVNHDLERILNRMLSLEPQQRYQSAQEVKQEIDTLFPEPVVPPPPPQPSFFEKLKRFIDNRRLAVSAFFRKVSRRYWVLPLLVFALLGLAIAFLPTIIHCSKYEWDTDNGFSWGEQSLISGKNCGKNTEKKCEKDQGTAAFRYGKYDDAIKHFRKYLQSYQNDPEALIYLNNAIAARTDNPIKIATSVPITGGGVGEDILRGVAHAQSEFNCGIDTIEKAIKDTKSPLQCKGAIKGRLLQVQIIDDRHQNLTAENVADRLVKSLPILGVVGHYSSQDASRAAVIYSNQIVMISPGSTVPRNKYGLIFTDYVFRTPPTDGVSAKILVNHLEKINSSQNYWKALTVIDRTPYSNSLSQEFEEELKNKSIGKVFTTCDLSNKQGLNLATCVDNSIEGSTQNSIGNDRANIVLLAFSAETAREHANEAFPSSDVLILGGDGVYSLELLNKSSSKRLVGQKLVLAVPWQRSNTNREVESSGSKFEKNSLNIWGTSRISWRTAMGYDAAKAMFEGFKQLSNQGINLSRKDLYNVLASKDNKFSAPEGSTGKPIQFDRNNDRELNEDTSLGVLVHIVYSTEAKNKIEYNRLQ, from the coding sequence ATGGTTAATATTAATAATCCTCAAGAGGTTTACTGCACTCGTCCAGGCTGTCAAAATCCGCAAAACTATATCCAATTTCCCACCTCCGGCTCTGTTCAGCAAAGATATTGCTCTTGCTGCCAAATGCCATTGATTTTAGACAGGTATTTCTTACCAATCAGGTTGTTAGTACCAGATGAACAAAGAGGAGGATTTGGAAGGACTTTTTTAGCAAAAGATATTAATACTCCTCAAGAATTGCTTGTAATTAAGCAATTAGACTATAAGCATTCTGAAAATTCACCCCCGACACCTCAACAACTCGAACAAATAGAAAGATTATTTAGGCGCGAGGCAGAAGTTTTAGCCAACTTTGATCATCCACAAATCCCAAAAGCACATAGATTTTTCAGTATAGATGTACATGAACCATTGAATAATGGTCAGCAAAAGTTTTTTTACTTGGTACAGGAGTATATTAAAGGTCAAAATCTTTTGCAATGGTTGCGAGAACATGGTCAATTTTCAGGAAATGAGATTATTGAATTTCTAAAACAAATACTGCCTGTACTACAGTATGTTCATGAGAATGGAGCAATACACAGAGATATTAAACCCTCTAATATTATGCGCCGAAGTCAGGACAGGAAATTTTGTCTGATAGATTTTGGTTCAGTTAAGCAGGTAGTACAGACAGGTTTACCTGTTGGACAATCAACATTTATCTCATTAACACTTGATTACGCCTCACCCGAACAGTCGGCTCGTAGAGCGATAGACCGTACAACTGATCTATATTCTTTAGCTGCAACCTGTATACATTTGCTTACTGCTAGAAGTCGAAGTTTATTTCGTAACCAAGATATACGTAATTGGACAGAATATGCCACGGTAAATCATGATCTTGAACGCATTTTAAATAGGATGTTGTCATTAGAGCCACAACAACGGTATCAGTCTGCTCAAGAGGTAAAACAAGAGATTGATACTCTTTTCCCTGAGCCTGTAGTGCCGCCTCCGCCTCCACAACCTTCATTTTTTGAGAAACTTAAGCGGTTTATTGATAATCGGCGTTTAGCAGTATCTGCGTTTTTTAGAAAAGTGAGCAGGAGGTATTGGGTATTGCCACTACTAGTCTTTGCTTTACTGGGGTTAGCCATCGCATTTTTGCCTACTATTATCCACTGCTCTAAGTACGAATGGGATACTGATAACGGTTTCAGTTGGGGAGAACAATCTCTAATATCAGGAAAAAATTGTGGAAAGAATACAGAAAAAAAGTGTGAAAAGGATCAAGGCACAGCCGCATTTAGGTATGGAAAATATGATGATGCAATTAAGCACTTCCGAAAATACCTCCAGTCTTACCAGAATGACCCAGAGGCATTAATTTATTTAAATAATGCGATCGCAGCTCGTACCGACAATCCCATCAAAATTGCTACTAGTGTACCAATTACAGGTGGTGGTGTTGGTGAAGACATTCTGCGTGGAGTTGCTCATGCTCAGAGCGAATTTAACTGCGGTATTGACACAATTGAGAAGGCAATCAAAGATACTAAGAGTCCATTGCAATGTAAAGGCGCTATTAAGGGACGGTTATTGCAAGTTCAAATTATTGATGATCGTCACCAAAATTTAACAGCCGAAAATGTAGCTGATCGGCTTGTTAAATCTCTACCTATCTTAGGGGTTGTTGGTCATTATTCTAGTCAAGATGCTTCGAGAGCAGCAGTTATTTACTCAAATCAAATAGTTATGATTTCTCCTGGAAGTACGGTTCCTAGAAATAAATATGGTCTTATTTTCACAGATTATGTATTTCGTACACCTCCAACTGATGGCGTTTCTGCTAAGATTTTGGTGAACCATCTTGAGAAAATAAATAGTTCTCAAAACTACTGGAAAGCCTTAACGGTTATTGATCGTACTCCATATAGTAATTCTTTAAGTCAAGAATTTGAAGAAGAACTTAAGAATAAAAGCATAGGCAAAGTATTTACCACATGTGATTTGTCAAATAAACAAGGACTTAACCTAGCTACTTGTGTAGATAATTCAATAGAAGGAAGTACACAAAATTCAATAGGCAATGATAGAGCAAATATAGTCTTGTTAGCTTTTAGTGCTGAAACAGCAAGGGAACATGCAAACGAAGCTTTTCCCTCCTCAGACGTGCTTATATTAGGTGGAGATGGTGTTTACAGCCTAGAGTTGTTGAACAAATCATCTAGTAAGAGACTAGTGGGACAGAAACTAGTGCTTGCTGTTCCTTGGCAGAGAAGTAATACAAACCGAGAAGTAGAAAGCTCAGGCTCAAAATTTGAAAAAAATTCCTTGAATATTTGGGGCACATCTAGGATAAGTTGGCGCACTGCAATGGGGTATGACGCAGCTAAGGCAATGTTTGAAGGGTTCAAGCAACTGAGTAATCAGGGTATTAATCTTAGTCGCAAAGATTTGTATAATGTTTTGGCCAGTAAAGATAATAAATTCTCTGCACCAGAAGGTTCTACGGGAAAACCAATACAATTTGATCGTAATAATGACCGCGAACTTAATGAAGATACAAGCCTTGGGGTTTTAGTTCACATCGTATATTCTACTGAAGCAAAAAATAAGATTGAGTATAATCGTCTACAATAA
- a CDS encoding NACHT domain-containing protein, whose translation MPTLKLSEQGKILVENARKKLGWTQKDDRWLIAASKILDPKFDRDALGNYGIYATGVSSATCLRFQKGDNIEESAFKALCEALEPSWNWKEVAQGRKDLSKAPHLSPFYGRTQELQQLENSLIPIGYQLVIIYGVEGIGKSALARQVVEKAADKYDYIIWYALDYPPPFKQFLTDLLLFLSEGHKQECDISLIMAYLRYNRCLIVLDSWQEIIDDKSEDYKGYSAFLERVGKESHKSCLLLLSREKPANIKISDEQCVQFLKLRSLSFEDTREFFNKTEGLSYKESELDYLSRNYSNPWIIKKIAGLIKEEFDGETAELLRIGTIYIDELKFFLDCQFTKILQLEAEKNTIYWIAIRRNSATWEQLATDTNTTLNDTLKVLRPLTERYALVDIRKENRPFQYTLDPVTLKYITNKFVENTCNDFKKVIDNLVIEGSELFITHSLITDNPDNEELTQEQIKRIVKPIHQQLLAKLGSQQRVEQELKKILSLLEDRGFSQGYARQNILTLLSQDNHI comes from the coding sequence ATGCCGACTCTAAAACTTTCAGAACAAGGCAAAATATTAGTTGAAAATGCCAGAAAAAAACTGGGATGGACTCAAAAAGATGACAGATGGCTGATAGCAGCTAGCAAGATTTTAGATCCGAAATTTGACCGTGATGCGCTAGGTAACTATGGAATTTATGCTACTGGTGTTTCATCAGCTACTTGCTTACGTTTCCAGAAAGGGGACAATATAGAAGAATCAGCTTTCAAAGCTTTATGCGAAGCATTGGAACCTTCTTGGAATTGGAAAGAGGTCGCACAAGGGAGGAAAGATTTGAGTAAAGCGCCTCATCTCTCTCCTTTCTATGGCCGCACACAAGAATTACAACAACTTGAAAATAGCCTCATTCCAATAGGCTACCAATTAGTTATCATCTACGGTGTAGAAGGAATCGGAAAAAGTGCTTTAGCTCGCCAAGTAGTAGAAAAAGCTGCTGATAAGTACGACTATATAATCTGGTATGCCTTAGATTATCCACCACCATTCAAACAATTTTTGACAGACTTATTGCTCTTCTTATCCGAAGGACATAAACAGGAATGTGATATTTCATTAATCATGGCATATCTACGTTATAATAGGTGCTTGATTGTGCTAGATTCTTGGCAAGAAATAATAGATGATAAGAGCGAAGACTATAAAGGTTATAGCGCCTTTCTAGAAAGAGTGGGTAAAGAATCTCATAAAAGCTGTTTATTATTACTGAGTAGAGAAAAACCCGCAAATATTAAAATATCAGATGAACAATGTGTCCAGTTTTTAAAATTGAGAAGTTTAAGTTTTGAAGATACGAGAGAGTTTTTTAACAAAACAGAGGGTCTTTCTTATAAAGAAAGCGAATTAGACTACCTGAGCAGAAACTACAGTAACCCGTGGATAATAAAAAAAATTGCGGGGTTAATTAAAGAAGAATTTGACGGTGAAACCGCAGAACTATTGAGAATAGGTACAATCTATATTGATGAACTAAAATTCTTTTTAGACTGCCAATTTACCAAAATACTACAACTAGAAGCAGAAAAAAATACTATTTACTGGATTGCTATCAGACGCAACTCAGCTACATGGGAACAACTGGCAACAGATACTAATACAACTCTTAATGATACTTTGAAAGTTTTACGCCCTTTAACAGAAAGATATGCGCTTGTTGATATTCGTAAAGAAAACCGTCCATTTCAATATACCTTAGACCCTGTAACACTAAAATATATTACGAACAAATTTGTAGAAAATACTTGTAATGATTTTAAGAAAGTAATTGACAATCTAGTTATAGAAGGTTCTGAGCTTTTCATAACTCATAGCTTAATAACAGACAACCCAGACAATGAAGAACTCACTCAAGAGCAAATTAAACGGATAGTCAAACCTATCCATCAGCAATTATTGGCTAAATTAGGCAGTCAGCAGCGAGTTGAGCAAGAACTGAAGAAGATTCTGTCTTTGTTAGAAGATAGAGGATTTTCACAAGGGTACGCACGTCAGAATATTTTGACTCTACTCTCACAAGACAATCATATCTAG
- a CDS encoding type II toxin-antitoxin system VapC family toxin, whose protein sequence is MDAIFADAFYWIALLNPQDSWYEVVSHYRPSFNLITTDVVLDETLNFFSQKGNFMRLKAVSLYESIQIDSQVVVISTTPLIRNAAKELYKNRLDKGYSMTDCISMVVMKQNNIIEILTHDHHFTQEGFKILF, encoded by the coding sequence ATGGATGCTATTTTCGCTGATGCTTTTTATTGGATTGCCTTACTCAATCCTCAAGATAGTTGGTATGAAGTTGTCAGCCACTATCGACCATCTTTCAACTTAATTACTACAGATGTGGTTTTAGATGAAACCCTCAACTTTTTTTCACAAAAAGGAAACTTTATGCGGCTTAAAGCCGTTTCGCTATATGAAAGTATTCAAATTGATTCTCAAGTAGTGGTTATTTCAACAACACCTCTGATTCGTAATGCGGCAAAAGAACTCTATAAAAATCGACTCGATAAAGGTTATAGCATGACCGACTGTATCTCAATGGTCGTGATGAAACAAAATAATATTATTGAAATTCTTACGCACGATCACCACTTTACCCAAGAAGGTTTTAAAATTTTATTTTAA
- a CDS encoding AraC family transcriptional regulator: protein MTIIFTEADFDELWQEGLQTGEIACKFNDFEYMETWQHALKKGSIQILELRPGLCLQIGNYETPITWGDEAQHSESFPLTLAFIVTGGCREQIYGIKEDNCEKAGENYLFFLPGTREIEVHPTGLLQNIRIRVESHLLRTLTTGQENSLPDLLKPFMEADSVPLFHQDIGKMTSAMHLAVRQIMHCPYQGMMRRVYLEAKTLELIALQFSQLVETEQPTRYQYVSLKRDECDRIYQAREILINNLHNPPSLITLAQQVGLNERKLKQGFRHVFGNTVFGYLHDYQMQQAQRLLLEEKMTVAGVAARVGYASPTAFCAAFRRKFGINPKAYQIAGRISLG, encoded by the coding sequence ATGACAATAATTTTTACAGAAGCTGACTTTGATGAACTATGGCAAGAGGGTTTACAAACAGGTGAAATTGCTTGTAAATTCAATGATTTTGAATATATGGAAACGTGGCAACATGCACTTAAAAAAGGGTCTATTCAAATCCTGGAGTTACGTCCTGGACTGTGCTTACAGATTGGTAATTATGAAACTCCCATAACTTGGGGAGATGAGGCTCAACATTCTGAGTCTTTTCCTTTGACTTTAGCCTTTATAGTCACAGGTGGTTGCAGAGAGCAAATTTACGGAATTAAAGAGGATAATTGCGAAAAAGCCGGGGAAAATTATTTGTTTTTTCTACCTGGAACTCGCGAAATTGAAGTACATCCTACTGGACTTTTGCAAAATATCCGCATTCGAGTTGAGTCTCATTTGCTGCGGACTTTAACTACGGGACAAGAAAACTCTCTTCCAGATCTACTAAAGCCATTTATGGAAGCTGACTCAGTGCCTTTATTTCATCAAGATATCGGCAAGATGACATCTGCAATGCATCTAGCAGTGCGACAAATCATGCACTGTCCTTACCAAGGAATGATGAGACGTGTCTATCTAGAAGCAAAGACATTAGAACTAATAGCTTTGCAGTTCAGCCAATTGGTGGAAACTGAGCAGCCTACTAGATATCAGTACGTTAGTTTAAAACGGGACGAGTGCGATCGCATCTATCAAGCTAGAGAAATTTTAATCAATAATCTCCATAACCCACCATCATTAATCACTTTAGCGCAACAAGTGGGACTGAATGAACGCAAACTCAAGCAAGGATTTCGTCATGTATTCGGGAATACCGTCTTTGGCTACTTGCATGATTACCAAATGCAGCAAGCACAAAGGCTACTCCTAGAAGAAAAAATGACTGTTGCAGGCGTTGCAGCCAGAGTGGGTTATGCTAGTCCCACAGCTTTTTGTGCCGCTTTCCGGCGTAAATTTGGCATTAATCCCAAAGCTTACCAGATAGCAGGTAGAATCTCCCTGGGTTAA
- the coaE gene encoding dephospho-CoA kinase (Dephospho-CoA kinase (CoaE) performs the final step in coenzyme A biosynthesis.), with amino-acid sequence MTKRIIGLTGGIATGKTTVANYLASAYNLPILDADIYARDAVSVGSPILSAIAQRYGEQILLDDGSLNRQKLGEIIFNYQDERNWIESLIHPFVGDRFLKAISETPSQTLVLVIPLLFEAQMTNLVTEIWVVRCSESEQLRRLIQRNHLNQEQAQARINSQLSIEKKIALADIVLDNSFTIEVLMKQIDAAVKIGDPD; translated from the coding sequence ATGACAAAACGCATCATCGGCTTAACTGGAGGTATTGCTACAGGAAAAACCACTGTGGCTAATTATTTAGCTAGTGCTTACAATCTACCAATTTTAGATGCAGATATTTATGCAAGAGATGCGGTATCTGTGGGTTCACCTATTCTAAGTGCGATCGCCCAACGTTATGGAGAACAAATTTTATTAGATGATGGTAGTCTCAATCGCCAAAAATTAGGCGAAATTATTTTTAATTACCAAGATGAACGTAATTGGATAGAAAGTTTAATTCATCCTTTTGTGGGCGATCGCTTTCTCAAAGCAATTAGCGAAACACCTTCACAAACCCTAGTTTTAGTCATACCTTTACTATTTGAAGCTCAGATGACCAACTTAGTTACAGAAATCTGGGTAGTGCGTTGTTCAGAGTCAGAACAGTTACGACGATTGATCCAGCGAAATCACTTAAATCAAGAGCAAGCACAAGCACGCATCAATAGCCAATTATCTATAGAGAAAAAAATAGCACTTGCGGATATTGTTTTAGACAACTCTTTTACTATTGAAGTACTGATGAAACAAATTGATGCAGCAGTAAAAATAGGAGATCCAGATTAG